From Bombus vancouverensis nearcticus unplaced genomic scaffold, iyBomVanc1_principal scaffold0035, whole genome shotgun sequence, one genomic window encodes:
- the LOC117162956 gene encoding katanin p60 ATPase-containing subunit A-like 2 isoform X1, protein MVTNRNRNQWTSWKEKAKPNLKIRHRYIDISDVLFREARLSPEHRVCDNIDLEIIVAEYENYYKMKFQKYPILCKKMTGREMTREVTNASKTVCRSIETKAKSVSKQARSEPVKETNLQQKITDDNTNHINLAMTVTSIFPNESDGRSSEELFNVPMEQSMQSKILKCIEKLYSDNPELRKIAEDISCEIIVNKLNVHWDDVIGLEECKTAVKEAVVYALKYPIFFDGPFSPWKGILLYGPPGTGKILAFFSFLYVFTRNIQNRENDVSEDSRDRMPLHLF, encoded by the exons atgg tgaccaatcgaaatagaaatcagtggacatcgtggaaagagaaggcgaaaccaaatttgaaaattcgacatcg gtatatagacattagcgatgtattattccgggaagctcgtctatctcccgaacatcgggtctgcgacaacatcgatttggaaattatcgttgcagagtatgaaaattattacaagatgaaatttcaaaaatatcccatattgtgtaagaaaatgactggaagggaaatgacgagggaagtgacaaatgcaagcaaaac tgtttgtagaagtattgagacaaaagccaaatctgttagtaaacaagcgagaagtgagcctgtgaaagagacgaatctacagcagaagataactgatgacaatacgaatcatattaatctcgcaatGACAGTGACGTCGATATTTCCCAATGAGAGTGATGGGcgttcatcagaagagctatttaacgtcccaatggaacaatccatgcaatcgaagatattgaaatgcattgaaaagctttattcagataatccggaattacgaaagattgctgaggacatctcatgc gagatcatagtaaacaaattaaatgtacattgggatgacgttataggcctagaagaatgtaaaaccgctgttaaggaggccgTTGTGTATGCCCTTAAGTATCCTATCTTTTTTGAtggcccgttttccccctggaaaggtattttgctgtacggcccacctggtacaggaaagatactcgcattcttttcatttctgtacgtgtttacaagaaatatacaaaacagggaaaacgatgttagcgaagacagtcgcgacagaatgccattgcaccttttttaa
- the LOC117162956 gene encoding katanin p60 ATPase-containing subunit A-like 2 isoform X2, with the protein MVTNRNRNQWTSWKEKAKPNLKIRHRYIDISDVLFREARLSPEHRVCDNIDLEIIVAEYENYYKMKFQKYPILCKKMTGREMTREVTNASKTSIETKAKSVSKQARSEPVKETNLQQKITDDNTNHINLAMTVTSIFPNESDGRSSEELFNVPMEQSMQSKILKCIEKLYSDNPELRKIAEDISCEIIVNKLNVHWDDVIGLEECKTAVKEAVVYALKYPIFFDGPFSPWKGILLYGPPGTGKILAFFSFLYVFTRNIQNRENDVSEDSRDRMPLHLF; encoded by the exons atgg tgaccaatcgaaatagaaatcagtggacatcgtggaaagagaaggcgaaaccaaatttgaaaattcgacatcg gtatatagacattagcgatgtattattccgggaagctcgtctatctcccgaacatcgggtctgcgacaacatcgatttggaaattatcgttgcagagtatgaaaattattacaagatgaaatttcaaaaatatcccatattgtgtaagaaaatgactggaagggaaatgacgagggaagtgacaaatgcaagcaaaac aagtattgagacaaaagccaaatctgttagtaaacaagcgagaagtgagcctgtgaaagagacgaatctacagcagaagataactgatgacaatacgaatcatattaatctcgcaatGACAGTGACGTCGATATTTCCCAATGAGAGTGATGGGcgttcatcagaagagctatttaacgtcccaatggaacaatccatgcaatcgaagatattgaaatgcattgaaaagctttattcagataatccggaattacgaaagattgctgaggacatctcatgc gagatcatagtaaacaaattaaatgtacattgggatgacgttataggcctagaagaatgtaaaaccgctgttaaggaggccgTTGTGTATGCCCTTAAGTATCCTATCTTTTTTGAtggcccgttttccccctggaaaggtattttgctgtacggcccacctggtacaggaaagatactcgcattcttttcatttctgtacgtgtttacaagaaatatacaaaacagggaaaacgatgttagcgaagacagtcgcgacagaatgccattgcaccttttttaa
- the LOC117162956 gene encoding uncharacterized protein LOC117162956 isoform X3, with product MVTNRNRNQWTSWKEKAKPNLKIRHRYIDISDVLFREARLSPEHRVCDNIDLEIIVAEYENYYKMKFQKYPILCKKMTGREMTREVTNASKTVCRSIETKAKSVSKQARSEPVKETNLQQKITDDNTNHINLAMTVTSIFPNESDGRSSEELFNVPMEQSMQSKILKCIEKLYSDNPELRKIAEDISCA from the exons atgg tgaccaatcgaaatagaaatcagtggacatcgtggaaagagaaggcgaaaccaaatttgaaaattcgacatcg gtatatagacattagcgatgtattattccgggaagctcgtctatctcccgaacatcgggtctgcgacaacatcgatttggaaattatcgttgcagagtatgaaaattattacaagatgaaatttcaaaaatatcccatattgtgtaagaaaatgactggaagggaaatgacgagggaagtgacaaatgcaagcaaaac tgtttgtagaagtattgagacaaaagccaaatctgttagtaaacaagcgagaagtgagcctgtgaaagagacgaatctacagcagaagataactgatgacaatacgaatcatattaatctcgcaatGACAGTGACGTCGATATTTCCCAATGAGAGTGATGGGcgttcatcagaagagctatttaacgtcccaatggaacaatccatgcaatcgaagatattgaaatgcattgaaaagctttattcagataatccggaattacgaaagattgctgaggacatctcatgc gcctag